One genomic window of Elaeis guineensis isolate ETL-2024a chromosome 2, EG11, whole genome shotgun sequence includes the following:
- the LOC105042137 gene encoding probable beta-1,4-xylosyltransferase IRX9L — MASCRRSLSTVQRDGALQNGEACVDSSPSPKLSHSPAYLALRGFLNSLLNSISFLMASNRIQAAFAGMLARRSSRPLERSKSKGFHWKRASFHIFVFFMAGVFLGFTPFLSVDISRNFVSKHRAFSFKEDSAAETVAHQKIDSVREEILLIDKPHKENYAVAKWSVKNESLDTTSAVPPVSDTDLVPQKHLIIVTPTYVRPFQAYYLNQLAQTLRNVPPPLLWIVVEKSMQSAETAKILRRTGVMYRHLVCEQNATKIKNNGVRQRNVALAHIEKHHLDGIVYFADDDRIYSIRLFDQMRQIRRFGTWPVAMLGGGKNKVLLEGPVCNGSEVIGWHTDQRSRISRRFHVDMAGFAFNSTILWDPKRWNRPTVEPIRLRATVRGFQETTFIEQLVEDESQMEGLANNCSEIMVWHLHLEAPELIYPKGWLMQKNLEVVAPLT; from the exons ATGGCATCATGCAGAAGAAGTTTGTCTACAGTGCAGCGAGATGGAGCTTTGCAAAATGGAGAAGCTTGTGTTGATAGCTCTCCCTCACCCAAGTTGTCTCATTCTCCAGCGTACTTGGCTTTGAGAGGGTTTCTGAATTCATTGTTGAACTCTATTAGTTTTCTTATGGCATCGAATAGGATTCAAGCTGCTTTTGCCGGTATGCTGGCACGAAGGTCTTCTCGGCCTTTGGAGAGGTCAAAGTCGAAGGGATTCCACTGGAAGCGAGCCTCCTTCCATATCTTTGTCTTTTTTATGGCAGGGGTTTTCCTTGGTTTCACCCCATTTCTCTCTGTTGATATCTCCAGGAATTTTGTGTCCAAACATAGGGCCTTTTCCTTTAAGGAGGATTCAGCAGCTGAAACTGTTGCTCACCAGAAAATTGATTCAGTAAGGGAAGAAATTCTATTGATTGATAAACCACACAAGGAAAACTATGCTGTGGCAAAATGGTCTGTGAAAAATGAGTCTCTTGATACCACATCTGCTGTACCTCCTGTTTCAGATACAGACTTAGTGCCCCAAAAGCATTTGATAATTGTGACTCCCACATATGTTCGGCCATTTCAAGCATATTATTTGAATCAACTGGCTCAGACATTAAGGAATGTACCACCCCCTCTACTATGGATAGTTGTCGAGAAGTCCATGCAGTCCGCTGAAACGGCAAAGATCTTGAGGAGAACTGGGGTCATGTACAGACATCTTGTGTGCGAACAAAATgccaccaaaataaaaaataatggtgTTCGCCAGAGAAATGTTGCACTGGCTCACATTGAGAAGCACCATCTTGATGGCATAGTATACTTTGCAGATGATGATAGAATCTATTCAATTCGCCTCTTTGACCAAATGCGTCAAATCAG GCGCTTTGGAACATGGCCTGTTGCAATGCTTGGGGGAGGTAAAAACAAAGTGCTATTAGAAGGTCCTGTTTGCAATGGCAGTGAAGTAATTGGATGGCACACAGATCAGAGAAGCAGGATATCTCGAAGATTTCATGTTGACATGGCTGGCTTTGCATTTAATAGTACCATACTCTGGGATCCTAAGAGATGGAACCGCCCAACTGTTGAGCCTATTAGGCTACGTGCTACAGTAAGAGGTTTTCAG GAGACCACATTCATTGAGCAGCTGGTTGAGGATGAAAGCCAAATGGAAGGTTTAGCAAACAACTGCTCCGAGATTATGGTTTGGCATCTCCATTTAGAAGCTCCTGAACTTATCTATCCAAAGGGCTGGTTGATGCAGAAGAACTTAGAAGTTGTTGCACCTTTAACATGA